The Desulfoscipio gibsoniae DSM 7213 genome contains a region encoding:
- a CDS encoding alpha-ketoacid dehydrogenase subunit beta: MQELTLGQAVNQALREEMSRDERVFIAGEGVGVSIHSDPRMATYGLLEEFGPRRVKDTPVSEAAIAGLAVGASVMGLLPVVEIMFNPFFTIAADQIVNHAAKLRYLSGGKSKFPLVVRIKTGAGIGAGCQHSHNLEAWVAHSPGLKVVMPGTPADAKGLLKSAIRDENPVIFIEDMILNFVPGPVPEGDYTIPIGVADIKKPGKDVTVVTWSKMLGAAFKAAGQLEQQGISVEIVDLRTLVPLDEATILESVRKTGRLVVLHEATRTGGFGGEIAALVAEKAFDMLKAPIKRVTAPDIPVPFSKPLENFYMPNEVSLMEAIKELF; encoded by the coding sequence ATGCAGGAACTCACCCTGGGCCAGGCCGTCAACCAGGCCCTACGCGAAGAGATGAGCCGCGATGAGCGGGTTTTTATAGCTGGAGAAGGTGTTGGGGTAAGTATTCATAGCGATCCGCGCATGGCCACCTACGGTCTGTTGGAAGAATTCGGGCCCCGCAGGGTTAAGGATACCCCGGTTTCGGAGGCGGCTATCGCCGGTCTGGCTGTAGGCGCGTCTGTAATGGGACTGCTGCCGGTGGTGGAGATTATGTTTAATCCTTTCTTTACCATTGCCGCGGACCAGATTGTCAATCACGCGGCCAAGCTACGCTATCTATCCGGCGGTAAAAGCAAGTTCCCACTGGTGGTACGGATTAAGACCGGGGCAGGCATTGGGGCCGGGTGTCAGCATTCCCATAACCTGGAGGCCTGGGTTGCCCACTCGCCGGGGCTTAAGGTGGTCATGCCCGGTACACCGGCTGATGCCAAAGGGTTGTTGAAATCGGCCATCCGTGACGAAAACCCGGTTATTTTTATTGAAGATATGATTTTAAACTTTGTTCCCGGTCCCGTGCCTGAGGGAGATTACACAATTCCCATTGGCGTGGCGGATATTAAAAAACCCGGCAAGGATGTGACGGTGGTCACCTGGTCCAAAATGCTGGGTGCGGCCTTTAAAGCCGCGGGGCAGCTGGAGCAGCAGGGTATCAGCGTGGAAATTGTTGATTTACGGACTCTGGTACCCCTGGATGAGGCCACTATTTTAGAGTCGGTCAGGAAAACCGGCCGTTTGGTGGTGCTGCACGAGGCTACCCGAACCGGCGGTTTTGGCGGTGAAATCGCCGCACTGGTGGCGGAAAAAGCCTTTGACATGCTGAAAGCTCCGATAAAACGGGTAACAGCCCCGGATATACCAGTGCCCTTCAGTAAACCCTTGGAAAATTTCTATATGCCCAACGAAGTTAGTTTAATGGAGGCAATTAAAGAGCTATTTTAG